Proteins from a genomic interval of Streptomyces sp. Tu6071:
- a CDS encoding AAA family ATPase — protein MYSLVQSARERGAAGAPLPSPFKGLSKLEVEFRRGEFSLIAAGPGTGKSLFAANLAMHGNLPCLYFSADSNAATQLSRATAMITGDNVRVIKKKLLEGTFNEYERQLAERWWLRLNYESQPTLTSLELDIRSYKEVFGCFPHLIVVDNITNVDAGPAAADMSAYSQSLEGLCGYLDTMARATQAHVLSLHHVTGEYSDGLKPIPLSGVKGKISRVPSLVVTLHKEIDGMDGRIIHASPVKNREGFEDSSGETFASFEFNKSNMRLTDLLAEF, from the coding sequence ATGTATTCACTAGTGCAGAGTGCCCGCGAGCGAGGAGCAGCAGGGGCACCCCTCCCTAGCCCATTCAAAGGGCTATCCAAACTGGAAGTCGAGTTCCGGCGAGGAGAGTTCTCTCTCATAGCAGCAGGCCCCGGAACCGGTAAAAGCCTGTTTGCTGCAAACCTGGCCATGCATGGAAACCTGCCATGCTTGTACTTTTCCGCAGACTCCAATGCGGCAACACAGCTATCCCGTGCAACGGCCATGATTACCGGGGACAATGTGAGGGTCATCAAGAAAAAGCTTCTTGAAGGGACCTTCAATGAGTACGAAAGACAGCTAGCAGAGCGATGGTGGCTTCGGTTGAATTACGAAAGCCAGCCCACCCTGACGAGCCTGGAACTCGACATCCGTTCGTACAAGGAAGTTTTCGGGTGTTTCCCTCATCTCATTGTGGTAGACAACATTACGAATGTTGATGCCGGGCCCGCAGCAGCAGACATGTCCGCTTATTCTCAGAGCCTTGAAGGGCTCTGCGGATACCTTGACACGATGGCGCGGGCAACCCAGGCTCATGTGTTGTCGCTCCATCACGTAACGGGGGAATATTCTGACGGACTCAAGCCAATTCCCCTTTCGGGCGTAAAGGGGAAGATCAGTCGCGTTCCCAGCCTAGTTGTAACTCTCCACAAAGAAATTGACGGCATGGATGGCCGAATAATCCATGCAAGCCCCGTGAAGAACCGAGAAGGATTCGAGGATTCCAGCGGAGAGACCTTCGCGTCATTCGAGTTCAATAAGAGCAATATGCGCCTTACGGATCTTTTGGCAGAGTTCTAG
- a CDS encoding CHC2 zinc finger domain-containing protein, producing MANTGAPIHGRARNPMNEKPQISEIFAHYYPQISFPERSGWLKILCPLHTESRPSASINLEKNRWTCFACAVSEDSWDVIQREEEVNYIGAVEWARSRFSRSSEAVSSAVSWQSSGSLFGREGIVGGSSTDAPRLRRFGQDWA from the coding sequence ATGGCAAATACTGGGGCCCCGATACACGGACGGGCGCGGAACCCAATGAACGAAAAACCTCAAATATCTGAGATTTTCGCGCACTACTATCCCCAAATATCCTTCCCAGAACGGTCAGGGTGGCTCAAGATCCTGTGCCCTCTGCATACGGAATCCCGCCCAAGTGCGTCGATCAATCTTGAAAAGAATCGATGGACTTGTTTTGCCTGTGCCGTATCTGAGGATTCCTGGGACGTAATACAAAGAGAAGAGGAGGTGAATTATATTGGAGCTGTTGAGTGGGCACGTTCCCGGTTCAGTAGAAGCAGCGAAGCTGTATCATCAGCAGTTTCCTGGCAGTCCAGCGGAAGCCTATTTGGCCGCGAGGGGATTGTCGGAGGCAGTTCCACGGATGCGCCCAGGCTACGTAGGTTCGGCCAAGATTGGGCATGA
- a CDS encoding endonuclease VII domain-containing protein, whose amino-acid sequence MAEPRRGFRQCKKCDRNRADRFFTGPRGKTCASCRKQARRTASRASRLQATYGLSAEDYKRLFEYQGGVCAICREPRKANLAVDHCHKTEAIRGLLCQRCNGHLLARGARDRPEVLRRAADYLENYPAWQILGPRYTDGRGTQ is encoded by the coding sequence ATGGCTGAGCCCCGGAGAGGATTCCGCCAATGCAAGAAGTGCGATAGGAACCGAGCTGACAGGTTCTTCACCGGACCGCGCGGAAAGACCTGTGCAAGCTGCCGTAAACAGGCTCGTCGCACCGCCTCTCGGGCATCGCGACTCCAAGCCACCTATGGGCTCAGCGCGGAGGACTATAAGAGACTCTTTGAGTATCAGGGCGGCGTTTGTGCCATCTGTCGAGAGCCCCGGAAAGCCAATTTGGCAGTGGATCACTGCCATAAGACAGAGGCTATCCGGGGCCTCTTGTGCCAGCGATGCAACGGGCATTTGCTGGCGAGAGGTGCCAGGGATCGCCCAGAAGTATTGCGGCGAGCTGCCGACTACCTAGAAAACTATCCCGCATGGCAAATACTGGGGCCCCGATACACGGACGGGCGCGGAACCCAATGA
- the nrdJ gene encoding ribonucleoside-triphosphate reductase, adenosylcobalamin-dependent, with protein sequence MTEFKTETARTVYERTYSRIRADGTPETWPDTVRRVVDGNLALVEPRYVYEGEREDLISMMTDFKILPAGRHLKSSGVSDFALNNCWAAGWNPNIPAEHFTFTLLRLAEGGGVGANYSKKYFKGFPLIGPPVQVHIVCDPSHPDYEELSTVISHKYDHKSPYAYEVEDSREGWARALEDLIGTAHEPGEGSRDRIYDVSQVRAKGSPLESFGGTASGPLPFALMLVEIGEILSEEEGEPLNGTAAMEIDHAIAKCIISGGVRRSARMSIMHWADPRIGEFMRLKKYGGHWTTNISVEIDNEFLAQVAERDSWARFVFQRITEGMLRNGEPGVWNSSLSAEGEVDGVYTTNPCGEATLTPWEPCNLGSVNLGAFVSPGGSVDRTGLLQAHALMTRYLLRATFASVSDFRSRKAISRYRRIGVGHFGFADYLAKRGIKYSDAWCNTSVILELEELAHAVDEVAIEYANALRIAVPIKKRVIAPTGTISKLAGVSGEGIHAPFADYFIRRIRFSSLEPAEASKIEEYRAAGYLVEPDKVAANTMVVAIPTKDPLVDLVQDAGMIEHAGMLQVTDMLRVQELYQSAWADQAVSYTANVDPKEYTPESLQNCLRDYLFHLKGTTVFPEMSFEQPPYERITKEEYERLTRKIGTETSDTSYDEVCASGACPI encoded by the coding sequence TTGACAGAGTTTAAGACCGAAACCGCGAGGACTGTATATGAACGCACCTACTCCCGTATTCGGGCAGATGGCACCCCCGAGACTTGGCCGGATACCGTACGCCGAGTGGTAGACGGAAACCTAGCGCTCGTAGAGCCCCGATATGTTTACGAGGGTGAACGCGAAGACCTCATCTCAATGATGACCGATTTCAAAATCCTTCCCGCTGGAAGGCACCTGAAGTCGTCCGGGGTAAGTGATTTCGCACTGAATAACTGTTGGGCCGCAGGCTGGAACCCTAACATTCCCGCAGAGCATTTCACCTTCACCCTTCTCCGCCTTGCGGAGGGCGGGGGAGTAGGAGCGAATTACTCGAAGAAGTATTTTAAGGGATTCCCCCTCATCGGGCCTCCAGTCCAGGTGCACATAGTATGCGACCCTTCACACCCTGATTACGAAGAACTCTCCACAGTTATCTCCCACAAGTACGATCACAAGTCCCCTTACGCCTACGAAGTGGAAGACTCCCGCGAGGGGTGGGCACGCGCACTGGAAGACCTCATTGGCACAGCGCATGAGCCCGGGGAAGGATCTCGCGACAGGATTTACGATGTAAGCCAGGTCCGGGCAAAGGGAAGCCCTCTGGAAAGTTTTGGTGGTACAGCTTCCGGCCCCCTGCCCTTTGCTCTCATGCTGGTTGAGATTGGGGAAATCCTCAGCGAGGAAGAAGGGGAGCCCCTTAACGGCACGGCCGCAATGGAAATTGACCACGCCATTGCCAAGTGCATTATTTCCGGGGGCGTGCGCCGCTCCGCCCGCATGTCCATCATGCATTGGGCTGATCCCCGTATCGGAGAGTTCATGCGCCTCAAGAAGTACGGGGGGCATTGGACTACGAATATCAGCGTCGAAATTGACAATGAGTTTCTTGCGCAGGTCGCCGAAAGGGACTCCTGGGCAAGGTTTGTCTTTCAGCGCATCACAGAGGGGATGCTAAGGAACGGCGAGCCGGGGGTCTGGAATTCCTCCCTAAGCGCAGAAGGGGAGGTCGATGGGGTTTACACCACGAATCCCTGTGGAGAGGCGACACTCACCCCCTGGGAGCCCTGCAATCTCGGCTCCGTGAACCTGGGCGCGTTCGTCTCCCCTGGCGGCAGTGTTGACCGTACGGGCCTCCTCCAGGCGCACGCCCTTATGACCAGGTATCTGCTGCGAGCTACTTTCGCATCAGTATCGGATTTCAGGTCCCGCAAGGCGATCTCGCGTTACAGGCGCATCGGGGTGGGTCACTTTGGGTTTGCTGACTACCTCGCCAAGCGGGGGATTAAATACTCAGACGCATGGTGCAATACGAGCGTCATTCTTGAGCTGGAAGAACTTGCTCACGCTGTAGACGAAGTTGCAATCGAGTACGCTAATGCTCTGCGAATCGCTGTCCCCATCAAGAAGCGGGTTATTGCTCCCACGGGCACAATTTCCAAGTTGGCCGGAGTAAGCGGTGAGGGCATTCACGCCCCATTTGCTGATTACTTCATCCGCCGCATTAGGTTCTCCTCCCTGGAACCCGCAGAAGCGTCAAAGATTGAAGAATATCGTGCCGCAGGATATCTGGTTGAGCCGGATAAGGTAGCAGCGAATACAATGGTTGTTGCTATTCCGACCAAAGACCCTCTAGTTGATCTGGTTCAAGATGCTGGGATGATTGAACATGCAGGAATGCTCCAGGTTACAGACATGCTACGGGTGCAGGAGCTATATCAATCTGCTTGGGCTGACCAAGCAGTTTCATACACTGCAAACGTAGACCCCAAGGAATACACTCCGGAAAGTCTACAGAATTGCTTGCGAGACTACCTGTTCCACCTCAAGGGCACTACCGTTTTCCCTGAAATGTCCTTCGAGCAGCCCCCGTACGAGAGAATCACTAAGGAGGAATACGAGCGACTTACCCGTAAGATCGGAACGGAAACTTCCGATACTTCTTACGACGAGGTTTGCGCTTCTGGCGCCTGCCCAATCTGA
- a CDS encoding recombinase family protein: MTTTLPTLPSSPALEPSAVWSPPEWTEQDRQELARLLEEEKNLPADAPRALLSVRLSVLTEETTSPVRQELDLRREALRRQMRVVGLAIDLNVSATKVPPWKRAELGNWLNNRVPEFDVILFWKVDRFVRNILDLHVMIEWCKEWQKDLISLKDPIDLHSEMGQIMATLTAGIARIEATNIKLRISSLWEYQKKSLSARHMIGKPIFGYEVTGEGGNKQLTINAFAHRVLHWARKMLLRGKSRGYCVHMWNRAGVPTGSKRRETVWQSSTFWSLMTNPALMGYRVTRKGLTKSTQPSVIVRDENGEPIKVAEGIFTPEEFQDIQAALNDTRKPPINRTKKQESRFIGVLECGYCHRTPYKHKRRDRAPLRCRSNEGKAREPQCSGVRAESADEVYAHITKAAFEKIGHLPVEYRTYKRGKDVKARVDNIEAALDSYLKGLEPGGVYAIGGYVQQKAEKKVAELNAELTRIDPEETKDRWVYERQGDETYASRWENGGVAKMEKDLLRSGVKFIIYDSEHMDMILPGNMKKLQASLAIKEDAFKGK, encoded by the coding sequence ATGACTACGACGCTGCCAACCCTTCCCAGTAGCCCAGCCTTGGAGCCGTCCGCCGTTTGGTCCCCGCCCGAGTGGACAGAGCAGGACCGGCAGGAGCTTGCGCGGCTTCTTGAAGAAGAAAAGAACTTGCCTGCGGATGCCCCCCGGGCATTGCTTTCCGTGAGGCTTTCTGTGCTTACAGAGGAAACCACTAGCCCAGTACGGCAGGAGCTTGACCTACGCCGGGAGGCACTTCGTAGGCAGATGCGAGTAGTGGGGCTGGCTATTGACCTCAATGTTTCCGCTACGAAAGTGCCGCCGTGGAAGAGGGCAGAATTGGGAAACTGGCTTAATAACCGTGTTCCTGAGTTCGATGTGATCCTTTTTTGGAAGGTGGACCGCTTCGTACGCAACATCCTTGATCTACACGTCATGATTGAGTGGTGTAAGGAGTGGCAGAAAGACCTCATCTCTCTCAAAGACCCAATTGATTTGCACTCAGAGATGGGGCAAATCATGGCCACCCTTACGGCGGGCATTGCCAGGATCGAAGCCACGAATATTAAACTTCGCATTTCTTCGCTCTGGGAGTACCAGAAGAAATCTCTTTCAGCAAGGCATATGATTGGAAAGCCGATTTTCGGCTATGAGGTGACCGGGGAGGGCGGAAACAAGCAACTCACCATTAACGCTTTTGCACACAGGGTATTGCATTGGGCTCGGAAAATGCTCCTCCGGGGTAAGAGTCGGGGATACTGTGTTCACATGTGGAACAGGGCGGGAGTCCCTACAGGCTCAAAGCGGAGAGAAACAGTATGGCAGTCATCAACATTTTGGTCTCTAATGACAAATCCCGCCTTGATGGGCTACCGAGTCACACGCAAGGGGCTTACGAAAAGTACGCAACCATCAGTCATCGTTCGTGACGAAAACGGAGAGCCGATTAAGGTTGCCGAAGGGATTTTCACGCCCGAGGAGTTTCAAGACATTCAGGCAGCGCTAAACGATACGCGCAAACCTCCGATCAACAGAACAAAAAAGCAAGAATCCCGCTTCATCGGCGTTTTGGAATGTGGGTACTGTCACAGGACACCGTACAAGCACAAGCGCAGAGACCGCGCCCCCTTGCGATGCCGCAGTAACGAGGGAAAGGCGCGTGAGCCGCAATGCTCGGGCGTACGCGCGGAAAGCGCCGATGAGGTCTACGCACACATAACCAAGGCTGCTTTCGAGAAGATTGGCCATCTTCCCGTCGAATATCGCACCTATAAGAGGGGCAAAGATGTAAAAGCCCGCGTGGATAACATCGAAGCCGCCTTGGATTCATACTTGAAAGGTCTGGAACCCGGCGGGGTATATGCAATTGGGGGGTACGTACAACAGAAGGCCGAAAAAAAGGTTGCGGAACTAAATGCCGAATTGACCCGAATCGATCCCGAAGAAACTAAAGACCGGTGGGTTTACGAACGCCAGGGGGATGAGACTTACGCATCCCGCTGGGAAAATGGAGGAGTAGCTAAAATGGAAAAGGATCTATTGCGTTCGGGGGTAAAGTTCATCATCTATGACAGCGAACACATGGACATGATACTCCCAGGGAACATGAAGAAATTGCAAGCCTCGCTAGCGATAAAAGAAGATGCCTTCAAGGGCAAATAG
- a CDS encoding cell division protein DedD, translating to MPLPTPQAVTRPSVDTWALGIARAVATRGDCRRSQVGAVLLDRRERLCMSGYNGTTPKARGCLDGMCPRGRSTYDELPPGGDYSSCIAIHAEENLLIHARREDLEGGTVYITRSPCYRCKVRLEAAGVWRIVWPLGADDIDAVIFDGRRVY from the coding sequence ATGCCGCTACCGACCCCACAGGCCGTCACACGGCCATCTGTAGACACCTGGGCCCTAGGGATCGCCAGGGCCGTTGCCACCCGAGGGGACTGCCGACGCTCCCAAGTAGGGGCCGTCCTCCTGGACCGCCGCGAGCGACTGTGCATGTCCGGCTACAACGGCACCACCCCGAAGGCCCGAGGCTGCCTAGACGGCATGTGCCCTCGTGGCCGCTCAACCTATGACGAGCTGCCTCCCGGCGGGGATTACAGCAGTTGCATTGCCATTCACGCCGAAGAAAATCTGCTCATTCATGCTCGAAGAGAGGATTTGGAAGGCGGGACCGTTTATATAACCCGTTCCCCCTGCTATCGCTGCAAGGTCCGACTGGAGGCGGCGGGTGTTTGGCGCATTGTATGGCCCCTAGGTGCTGATGATATTGACGCTGTAATTTTCGATGGGAGGCGCGTATATTGA
- a CDS encoding SLOG family protein has protein sequence MRVLVTGSREWIDWRLFSDTLRRWAMSQGCAPQEVVIVAGGCKTGADAMAKAFAETYRTRYEEHPVTAEEWERHGKRAAYLRNARMVDSGADVCFGFKRGKSAGTTMTLGLAVRAGIPVHVIKEQG, from the coding sequence TTGAGAGTTCTCGTCACTGGCTCACGAGAATGGATTGATTGGCGTCTCTTCTCAGACACTTTAAGACGCTGGGCTATGTCTCAGGGATGTGCGCCGCAGGAAGTTGTCATAGTGGCAGGCGGCTGTAAGACCGGAGCCGACGCAATGGCGAAGGCATTCGCTGAAACCTACAGAACGCGGTACGAGGAACACCCTGTTACAGCGGAAGAGTGGGAGAGGCACGGCAAGCGAGCGGCTTACCTGCGAAACGCCCGCATGGTGGATTCTGGGGCTGATGTCTGTTTCGGCTTCAAGCGTGGGAAAAGCGCAGGCACGACAATGACACTCGGCCTGGCTGTAAGGGCTGGCATTCCAGTACATGTGATTAAGGAACAAGGATGA
- a CDS encoding DNA polymerase → MLPLIDIEYTLKGEKIRIHAVEDTGDLIPFFRFTATNPVMGFDTETTGLDWWNWGNGFHCRLAQFGNRSEAYVLPVERGTKFASAARIALRDSERVITHNGASFDAHVAEVALGIPMEQLSPKIIDTKPTSHLVDPRAVKEGGPGAKLEELIKFYIDAGAAEEVKGSMTALAKKYKVKKEEIWSLVDLFDKDFLLYAGMDPVWAFRLFDILYHKIPSRSMQKGLFAWEHRTAYVTSLMERTGYAHDLEYAERECVNLTNQQREWESKAQTLGVENVNSNQQIIDRLTVLGYKLTKKTKKGNISVDDDVLTSIAHPLTEAIVNAKKAGKWRKTWFESAIKGRDKNGRVHCSINSCQARTARMTITGAIPAQTLPAGDPYVRHEFLADAAVLGENGEVLEEEHVSCSIDFSNMELRVMAAASGDPVMLDAFNRGIDLHNITAIAAFGPMPEGMTKHPKRKAGKGTNFAVGFGGGWKAVTDGFGVPEPDAKKAVEAFWGTYKGVKRFADQLQRQAIRTGHIYTATGRRIPVDKTRPYAALNYYIQSSARDITVRALLELHKAGYTPWMRLVIHDEIVFSFPKSRAEELAAKAAEIMTFTFKGLVIPAEVEIGARSWGSVLEAENSKH, encoded by the coding sequence GTGTTGCCCTTGATTGATATTGAATACACCCTCAAGGGTGAGAAAATTAGGATTCACGCAGTTGAAGATACTGGTGACCTGATTCCGTTTTTCCGCTTCACTGCCACCAATCCAGTTATGGGCTTCGATACTGAGACAACGGGGCTGGACTGGTGGAATTGGGGCAATGGATTCCATTGCCGCCTAGCACAGTTCGGAAACAGAAGCGAAGCCTACGTACTCCCTGTCGAGCGAGGCACCAAATTTGCCAGTGCCGCACGAATTGCCCTGAGGGATTCAGAACGAGTCATCACGCATAATGGCGCATCATTTGATGCTCACGTTGCCGAGGTAGCTCTAGGGATTCCTATGGAGCAGCTTTCCCCAAAGATCATCGACACCAAACCCACTAGCCACCTCGTTGATCCGAGGGCGGTTAAGGAGGGTGGCCCAGGGGCCAAACTGGAAGAGCTAATCAAGTTCTACATTGACGCAGGGGCAGCCGAAGAAGTAAAAGGCTCAATGACTGCCCTCGCTAAAAAGTACAAGGTAAAGAAAGAGGAGATATGGTCCCTGGTTGATCTTTTCGACAAGGATTTTTTGCTTTACGCGGGGATGGACCCCGTTTGGGCCTTCCGGCTTTTCGATATTCTGTACCACAAGATTCCCTCACGCTCTATGCAAAAGGGGCTCTTTGCTTGGGAGCATCGCACAGCGTATGTGACAAGCCTAATGGAGCGCACGGGTTACGCTCACGACTTGGAATACGCAGAGCGCGAATGCGTTAATCTCACCAACCAGCAAAGGGAGTGGGAAAGCAAAGCTCAGACCCTAGGGGTTGAGAATGTCAACTCCAATCAGCAAATCATTGACCGGCTTACCGTACTGGGCTACAAACTTACAAAGAAGACGAAGAAGGGGAACATTAGTGTTGATGACGATGTGTTGACCTCCATTGCGCATCCCCTTACCGAAGCAATTGTGAATGCTAAGAAGGCTGGCAAGTGGCGGAAGACCTGGTTTGAGAGCGCTATTAAGGGGCGTGACAAGAACGGTCGCGTGCATTGCTCGATAAATTCTTGCCAGGCCAGAACAGCCCGCATGACAATTACCGGAGCTATTCCGGCACAGACCCTCCCGGCAGGTGACCCCTACGTGAGACACGAATTCTTGGCCGATGCCGCTGTACTGGGCGAGAATGGAGAAGTGCTAGAAGAGGAGCACGTTTCTTGTTCTATCGACTTCTCTAATATGGAACTCCGCGTCATGGCCGCCGCATCCGGTGATCCAGTCATGTTGGACGCATTCAACCGTGGAATTGACCTCCACAACATTACCGCGATTGCGGCCTTTGGCCCCATGCCTGAGGGAATGACGAAGCACCCCAAGCGGAAAGCGGGAAAGGGAACCAATTTCGCTGTAGGGTTCGGAGGAGGCTGGAAGGCGGTCACAGACGGTTTCGGGGTTCCGGAACCTGATGCCAAGAAGGCTGTAGAAGCCTTCTGGGGCACCTATAAGGGTGTCAAGCGTTTCGCTGATCAGCTACAGCGGCAGGCGATACGTACGGGGCACATCTACACAGCGACCGGGCGGCGCATTCCCGTAGACAAGACACGCCCATACGCAGCCCTCAACTACTACATTCAGTCCTCAGCTCGCGATATCACAGTCCGGGCCCTCCTCGAACTCCACAAGGCTGGATATACCCCGTGGATGCGGCTCGTAATTCATGACGAAATCGTGTTCAGTTTCCCAAAGAGCCGAGCCGAAGAGCTTGCGGCTAAGGCCGCAGAGATCATGACTTTCACATTCAAGGGACTCGTTATCCCCGCTGAGGTTGAGATCGGGGCACGGTCCTGGGGCTCAGTCCTCGAAGCCGAAAACAGCAAACACTAG
- a CDS encoding metallophosphoesterase produces MKRIIVISDVQAPYEDRRALRNVINFIGDYQPDEVVQIGDLVDYPAPSRWSAGTRAEFEGNVIEDSEYTKKNFLEPLRAVYDGPVGILEGNHDERPRKYLSKNAPALASSEFFKFENLLDFNGYGVTKLSPYYEIAPGWVAIHGHESPGLNGIAGRTAAAKAKKAGVSIVMGHTHRLAISPESTGYAGKLKTIYGFEVGHLMDVRSASYLRGGPANWQKGIGMLYVGKYEATPQAVPISNDGSFIVEGERYGKLVRGAGGKFARKESAN; encoded by the coding sequence TTGAAGCGCATCATCGTAATCAGTGACGTACAGGCCCCGTACGAGGACCGCAGGGCCCTCCGTAACGTAATCAATTTCATTGGGGATTATCAGCCTGATGAAGTGGTACAGATTGGTGACCTTGTGGATTACCCGGCTCCCTCCCGGTGGAGTGCGGGCACAAGGGCCGAATTTGAGGGCAACGTAATCGAAGATTCCGAGTATACGAAAAAGAACTTCCTTGAGCCTCTGCGAGCCGTTTATGATGGACCTGTAGGCATCCTTGAAGGGAACCACGACGAACGGCCCCGAAAGTATCTGAGCAAAAACGCACCCGCTCTTGCCTCGTCGGAATTCTTCAAATTCGAGAACCTTCTAGACTTCAACGGGTATGGGGTGACTAAGCTCAGCCCCTACTATGAGATTGCCCCCGGGTGGGTTGCAATACACGGGCACGAATCGCCCGGACTCAACGGTATTGCGGGCCGTACTGCCGCAGCGAAGGCAAAAAAGGCCGGGGTCTCTATAGTCATGGGCCACACTCACCGCTTGGCCATTTCTCCGGAATCCACAGGATACGCGGGAAAGCTTAAGACCATCTACGGTTTTGAAGTTGGTCACCTTATGGATGTCCGAAGCGCTTCGTATCTGCGGGGAGGCCCTGCCAACTGGCAGAAGGGCATTGGGATGCTCTACGTGGGAAAGTACGAGGCCACCCCTCAGGCGGTACCCATTTCGAATGACGGATCTTTCATTGTTGAGGGTGAGCGTTATGGGAAGCTCGTTCGAGGTGCAGGAGGAAAGTTCGCCCGCAAGGAGAGTGCTAATTGA
- a CDS encoding DUF3310 domain-containing protein: MAFAEGDFVKVRESEETGFSKKISGRRGVVSNVGSKDTAPFPYLVQFEGGGSLCFSAEELESDSDSTNSPSHYTSHPSGIECIEIVKHMNFPIGSAIKYLWRCDLKHSDGGIEDLKKARQYIEIEIARREALKVNS, encoded by the coding sequence GTGGCGTTTGCAGAAGGGGATTTCGTCAAGGTGCGCGAATCTGAGGAAACTGGATTTTCTAAGAAAATCAGTGGGCGGCGAGGGGTAGTGTCCAACGTGGGTTCAAAAGACACTGCACCGTTTCCGTACCTTGTGCAGTTCGAGGGCGGCGGGAGCCTCTGTTTCAGTGCTGAGGAACTGGAGTCGGACTCTGACTCCACCAATTCGCCATCGCACTACACAAGTCACCCCAGCGGTATTGAATGCATCGAGATCGTGAAGCACATGAACTTCCCGATTGGCTCTGCGATCAAGTATTTGTGGCGTTGCGACCTCAAGCACAGCGATGGAGGGATTGAAGACCTCAAGAAGGCCCGCCAGTACATCGAAATTGAAATTGCGCGGCGCGAAGCTCTCAAGGTAAACTCTTAG
- a CDS encoding RNA ligase family protein — MHAFTPWPKTARLFRNVIITEKIDGTNSAVHISELPSSELTPVEGVYVSHEGKSYWLNAQSRKRMITPEADNFGFARWAYDNAEDLVRILGAGLHYGEWWGRGIQRGYGLNERRFSLFNVSRWYETGPDGLDSMSTRAELSSLAGQIGAVPVLYTGMLSTPVVRYELSKLRHTGSKVAPGYMSPEGVCIYHTQSRSIFKATLDHDDAGKWETSSLISD; from the coding sequence ATGCACGCTTTTACTCCCTGGCCTAAGACTGCTCGCCTTTTCCGGAATGTGATAATCACCGAGAAGATTGACGGCACTAACTCCGCAGTTCACATTAGTGAGCTACCATCATCGGAACTCACACCCGTTGAGGGTGTTTATGTTAGCCATGAGGGCAAGTCCTATTGGCTTAACGCTCAGTCTCGGAAGCGAATGATTACCCCCGAGGCTGACAATTTCGGTTTCGCCAGGTGGGCGTACGACAACGCGGAAGACCTCGTTCGTATTCTTGGCGCCGGGCTCCACTATGGTGAATGGTGGGGTAGGGGCATCCAGCGTGGATACGGCCTGAATGAGAGGCGATTCAGCCTCTTCAATGTATCTCGATGGTACGAGACCGGCCCTGATGGTTTGGACTCCATGAGTACCCGGGCCGAACTTTCTAGTCTGGCAGGCCAGATAGGAGCCGTGCCAGTTCTGTACACAGGAATGCTGAGCACCCCTGTCGTACGATATGAGCTGTCCAAACTCCGTCATACCGGCTCTAAGGTTGCCCCTGGCTACATGAGTCCCGAAGGGGTCTGTATTTACCACACTCAGTCACGAAGTATTTTCAAGGCGACACTAGACCACGATGACGCGGGAAAGTGGGAGACATCTTCCCTCATTTCTGATTAA